Below is a window of Methanothermobacter thermautotrophicus DNA.
CCACGAGTTCTGATGTTTCATCTGCAACCCTCCCTATATCCTCGCCGATTATGCTGGTTGCGCAGGAACTCATAACAGCTATGATATCGGGTTTCCTGGTTCTGTCAACCTCAATTATCATCTCACTGAGTTTATCTGATGCTCCGAACACCACGTCTGATTCTGAAAGTTCTGTTGATGCCACAGCTATCCGCTTACCGCCCCTGGCGGTGAGCAGATATCCTATATGGTATGCGCATCCCCTGGGGCCATGGATGAGGGGTACTGCATTTTTTATTCCGCTCACCGCCCTCACGGCGCCGAAAAGCTTGCAGGTTGAAACTGGTCCCATAATGACTCCAGATGATCTATTTAAGGCTCAGTATCTTGTTTATGGCGTCCAGTACTGCCTCAACACTCGCCATGACTATGTCCTCCCTTGTGGACCTTCCTGTTGCCTTGTTACCCTCCCTGTCACTCATGACAACGAAAACCTCTGCAAGTGCGTTTGTACCGCCAGTTATGGCCTCTATGTTGTATTCATCGAGTTCTATATCTGCTGTTTCACTTACAAGACTCTGTATTGCGTTTATTGCTGCGTCTACAGGTCCAACTCCAGTCATGGATGTCGTCTTGATCTCGTCACCGATTCTGAGCTTAACTGTGGCTGTTGGCATCACACTCTCCCCTGTCATGACTGCTATGCCCTCAAGTTTCACTATCTCCCTGCTGGCCTTTCCGAGGATGGTGACGGCCATGGCCCTCAGATCCGCATCAGTAATCCTTTTACCCTTATCTCCAAGCCTCTTGACCTGTTCATAGAGTGTGCAGAACTGGTCCTCGTTCATATCTATACCGTATTCCTGGAGCTTTGATCTGAGGGCGTTGGCGCCGGTGTGTTTACCAAGGACTATCCGCCTCTTGTGGCCCACCATCTCAGGTGTTATTGGCTCATAGGTCTCCGCCTTTTCAAGGACTCCATGGACGTGTATGCCTGCTTCATGTGCAAAGGCATTTTCACCAACTATGGCCTTGTTGGGCGGCATCCTGACACCTGTTATCTTTGAAACGAACTCTGAGATGTTAACGAGTTCCACGGTCCTTATATCAACAGGGAGGTCATAGCGGGTTATTAGGGCCATGACAACCTCCTCAAGGGCAGCGTTTCCCGCCCTTTCACCTAGACCATTCACTGTTGCGTGTATCTGTGATGCCCCTGCCTCCACAGCTGCAAGGGAGTTGGCGGCTGCCAGGCCGAAGTCATTGTGGCAGTGCACGCTTATGGGTACCCTGAGTTCGCCTTTAAGTTTGGATATAAGGTGATTCATTGCCCTGGGTATCATGACCCCGACGGTATCTGGCACGTTTATGATGGAGGCACCCGCATCCTCTGCTGCACGGTATACATCAACCAGATAATCAAATTCAGTCCTTGTTGCATCCTCTGCAGAGAACTCGACCTTCAGGCCATGTTCAACCGCATATTCCACTCCAAAGACCGCCCTGTCTATTATCTCATCGGGTGACATTTTGAGCTTGTATTCTCTGTGGAGTGGTGATGTCCCTATGAAGGTGTGTATGTAATCTACTCCGCAGTCTATTGCTGCGTCTATGTCCTCACGAAGCACCCTTGCCAAACCACAGATATTTGCTTCGAGTCCCAGTTCAACTATTCCCCTTATGGAGTTCATTTCACCTGGAGATGCTGCAGGAAACCCTGCCTCTATTGTATCTACTCCAAGGGCATCGAGCTTCCTTGCTATACCCGTCTTTTCCTCTACTGTGAGGGCCACTCCAGGTGTCTGTTCACCATCCCTCAGTGTTGTGTCAAATATCCTGACATTCTCCGGGAGATTCATTTCTCCTTTAACCTCTTCTATGTACATCTTGATTCCCCGTGGTCTGGCCTTTTATAATGTTTAATCTTCTGTAAGGCCACATTAAAAGCTTTTACACACAGAATCTTATAAGTTATATATTATAAGTTATAAGTTATAAGTTATAAGTGTGATCCATGTCATCAGGTGCCATTTTTCATGAAAACATTTAAACCGCCATGCTCAGGCTCAGGAAATTCCTAAGCCCAGGGGCAAGACCAAGTATGAATATTACAAGCTTAAGGCCCTCTGAATCCACATCAGAGTCAACGTATCTATCAATGGCGTAGAGGGCGGCCAGTATAACCACCATCTTCAGGGGGAACATCACCAGGGCCGTGCCTGTGAGGCCTGTCAGGGCTGATGGAACCACATGCTGCTCTAAATAGCCGTACCAGTCGACGGCGACGTAGGTTGAAGATGCATCAAAAAGGTGTGCATATATAACGGGAATGTTCATCCTCTCTCCAAGGAACTCCCATCTTAAGCTCAGGGCATAAAATATGGCTGCAAAGGCTGTGAATACCGCCAGGACAGCGAAGAAGGGGATGGGGTTTATGTGGTGTATGCTGACGAGGTTCGGTAAGGCGAGTACGGAACCTGTGACGAATATCAGTTTCCTGTAATCCCATCCAAAGACCTCCTCAAGTTTAACCGAAGCAAGGAGTGTTGCTATGGTTGTGAGGCCCACAAGGATGTATATACCGGGGGTTACCAGAAGGTGTGTCAGGGGATATACACCGTTATCAACAAGGGCCCTTGCACCGGAGCCCAGGAATATGAAGGGAAGGAGGGGCACCAGTAGCTCCCCGGGATCCTTTTTAAGCCATCTGAACATTCTAAGTATTATCAGGACAACTATTCCAAGGATAATCCCGAATGCGACCGTGTTCAGGGGCGTGTATCCAGGGTGCAGGTAAAAGAAGTTGCTCTCAAGGAACTCGATGATCTCAGATATCATGTCACTCACCTTCTGAGGAGGTATGCCAGTCCACAACTTGATGGCCAGCCATAAACTGGCACACCCTGTTGAAGAATAGATTTCAGGGTCAGGTCAGGAACACAGTTAAAACCAGGATCAAACATAATTCCTCATCCTTCCAAGGAACTTCTTGTTAATGACCTCCCTCACAATGAGGGGAAGTGGTGTCCTGCTTCCTGCTGGCTCTGTTTTCCCCTTAAGTATCCCATGGAGTATATCATCAGCCTCGCCCTCAGAGTCAACAAGGGTGAAGGAGCTTCCAACGGCCTCCACGAAGTGGGCGTCGCTTGCACCTATCTCGGGTATGCCCCTTTTCCTTGCAAACTTCCGGGCCCTCCAGTTTGAGTAGCCCACGATGTAGCGGGAGTTAAGGGTCTCGATGCCGTCAACACGGATGTTCCGCTCATTCACAAAGAGTCCCTGCCGGTACCTAACAAAGGGGTGGGGTATGATGGCGGCTCCATCCTGGTCATGTATCGCATCCAGGGTCTCGGCCGGTGTTAGTCCCCTCTGTATCTCCTCCTGGATACCAAGGGCGACGATGTGTCCGGCGGATGTGCTGAGCTCCATTGCAGGTACCACTGTTACTTCCATGCCCCTGGATTCCCTGAGGGCAATAATTGACCCCTTCATTGTGTTGTGGTCTGCCACTGCAACGGCATCAAGGCCTATGGCCGAGGCCCTCCTGAGGATCTCACTTGGGGTTCCCCTTGCATCGCCAGAATATACACTGTGTATGTGGGGATCTATCCTGATCATCAAATCACCCTCTACTCCAGAAAAACAGAAACATCAACTCACCCTATACTCAATACTCCTTATAAGACCCACGGGTCCCGCCATCATAACATCCCCTGCCGGTGCTGCATGATGGACATCAAGGTTTATATCGTCAAGTATACTCCTCTGGGGGCCAGTTGCAGCCACCATGACAGGTTCGCCAACAGCATCAACTGCATATGCGCCGTGGCCTCCATCTCCATGGACCTCCCGGTGGGTAAGCTCACCCAGGCAGAGCCTGATTAGAAAGTCCTCAAGTTTAGCCGGTGAGAGCATGCGTGTGTGGTGTTCCATGACACCGTATATCCTGCCTTCAAGGATGCTGGCTGCCAGTGTGTGCCCATTTCCCACATCAGCCACGACTATCGGCTCATCTGAGCCCACTGCAGGATCCATGAGGGCCCCTGTTACTGATGCGAACTTTGAATCCATTATGAGGACCGGGTGCTGGATGGCCTCCTCAATGGACTTCATCCTTGTGAAGTGGTCAGGGACGTCACCCATGTAGGAGAACTCCTCCGGTGGGGTTGGTCCGGATAATTTCTCCCTGATCTTCATAAATCTGAAGTTCCTATCACCCATATCCCCTCCTGCCCCGTGGTCCTGGACAGCAACACCCAGCACATCGAAGTCCAGATCAACATCAAAGCATGCCAGGGCCCCTGCTATGGCCTCCAGGTCAACGTCCCTGAATTCAAGGCTCTTAAATCCCGGGTTTTTCCCTGATATCTCTATTCCCATGGCCATGACCCTTTCAGGGTCATCCCTCACTGTCCTGGCTGCTTCGGGTGTCATGACCACCCGGTTTCCAGCCTCGATGTGTTCAAGTATCGCCCGTGTAACGGGGCCACCCCCCATTGTCTGTCCACTTATGAAGACGTCACCACTGATCTTGCGGATTCTCCCTGCAATTATCCTTGTTGGTGAGGGCATTACCATCTTTATGGAGTTCTCTATCCTGTCGACCCCTGTGTCATGGTACATTATATCCTGGGTTCCGGCCCCCACATCAACTGCAAGTATTTTCATGTGGGAAACATATTTCATCATTGTTTATTAACCATTTCCGCTTAATGTACATATATGTGCAGTAAAGTTTTAAATAGTTCTTTGAAGATACTCTGATGCATGGAAATGCTGATATCTTCATCAGATAGGAACAGGTCCCATCCCATGAGGTGATATGATGAACAAGATAGTTCTTGATGAAAATGAAATACCAAAGAAGTGGTACAACATTAACCCGGACCTCCCCTCACCACTACCTGAACCAAAAAATCCTGAGGGTGGAGAAAACATTGAAAACCTGCCAAAGGTATTCTCAAGCGGAGTCCTTGAGCAGGAGATGTCCATGGAAAGATGGATAAAGATCCCAAGGGAAGTCAGGGACGTCTATAAGATGATCGGGAGGCCCACTCCACTGTTCAGAGCAAAGGGCCTTGAGGAGATGCTGGACACACCGGCAAGGATATACTACAAGAGGGAGGACTACTCCCCCACAGGGAGCCATAAGCTGAACACAGCCATAGCCCAGGCATATTATGCCCGTGAGGACGGGGCAGAGAGACTGACAACTGAGACCGGTGCCGGCCAGTGGGGAACCGCACTGTCCCTTGCCTGCTCACTCATGGACCTCCAGTGCAAGGTCTACATGGTTAAGGTATCCTTCAACCAGAAGCCCTTCAGAAAAACCATAATGCAGCTATACGGTGGCGAGGTTGTCCCCTCCCCCAGCAATCACACAGAATTCGGTCGAAGTATACTCAGTAAGGACCCTGACCACCCGGGATCCCTTGGAATAGCCATATCCGAGGCCATGGAGGAGGCACTGCAGGACGAAAAGGTCTACTACTCCCTTGGAAGCGTCCTTAACCATGTACTCCTGCACCAGACAGTGATAGGCCTTGAGACAAAGAAACAGCTTGAAATCGCAGGTGAAACGCCTGACATCATGATAGGCTGCGTTGGAGGAGGCAGCAACTTCGGGGGGGCCATATTCCCCTTCGTGAAGGACAAGCTTGATGGTAAGCTGGACTGCGAATTCATAGCTGCAGAACCAAAGTCATGCCCCACACTTACAGCTGGAGAGTACCGCTATGACTTCGGTGACACCGCAGGCATGACCCCCCTCCTCAAGATGTACACCCTAGGCCACGACTTCGTACCCCCATCCGTCCATGCAGGCGGACTCAGGTACCATGGAATGTCACCACAGGTTGCACTCCTCGTCAGGGAAGGTGTGGTCAATGCCAGGGCAGTCCCCCAGCACACAATATTCGAGAGCGGCGTCAAATTTGCAAAGGCCGAGGGCGTTGTCCCGGCCCCCGAAACATGCCACGCCATAAGTGTTGCCATCGAAGAAGCACGTAAGTGCCGGGAGACCGGTGAAGAGAAGACCATAGTTGTCAGTTTCTCAGGTCATGGACTCCTGGACCTGAAGGGATACGGTGACTACCTGGAGGGTAAAATCTAACCCTCCATCACCGGACCCTGACTGATTTTTCCTCCAGACGAATAAAGAAACAGTGCCAGCTGCTTCAATAGATATAAATACCATCATCACCTACACTAAATCAATTATATCAATCTCATCAAGGTGATCTGATGGACTACAGGAACATAGTTATCGGTGCCATGGTTCTCATCATAGCACTGATGGTTGGTTTCAATGTTGCCCTGTACATGGGGGCCCAGGACCAGAATGTAACCCAGCTGGACTGGTCCAATAACGCAACAACAGATATGAGTTTTGCAAATGAATCCCCAGCACCGGTCAGCACCGACAACACAAAAACCGCCACAAATAAAATAAAGCCGAGAACGAACAACAGTGCTGAAAACGGCACGGAAACATCTGAACCTGAAGCACCGGCAGAAAACCAGACCACATAGGAGGATTTTAATGTACAGAATAGGTGAAGCGCTCATAGGAAGCGGCAATGAAGTCGCGCATATAGATCTCATCATAGGGGATAAGGAGGGAAACGCCGGGGCCGCCTTTGCAAGTGGCCTCACAAACCTCTCACTGGGTCACACCCCGCTTCTATCCGTCATAAGACCCAACCTGATGACCAAACCAGCGACACTAATCGTGCCAAAGGTCACGGTGGGCTGCCTTGAGGACGCCAATAAAGTATTTGGCCCTGCACAGACGGCAGTGGCTCGTGCAGTGGCTGATGCCGTCGAGGAGGGTGTAATTCCAGAGGAAAAGGCTGAAGACCTGGTTGTTATAGTCAGCGTATTCATACACCCTGAGGCAGAGGACTACCGGAAGATATACCAGTACAACTACGGAGCAACCAGACTTGCCCTCAGAAGGGCCATGGAAGGCTACCCCTCAGTCAGTAAGGTACTTGCTGAAAAGGATCGTGGCAGCCACCCAATAATGGGATTCAGGGCTGTGAGGCTATGGAACCCTCCATACCTGCAGGTTGCCCTTGACCTCGACAGCATGGAGGAGATGGAGAGGATCATCAACACCCTCCCCGACAGGGAGCGTATACTCCTTGAAGCTGGAACACCCCTTGTCAAGAAATTCGGTGTGGGTGTTGTCAGGAGGATAAGGGAGCTTCGAAGGGACGCCTTCATAATAGCTGACCTGAAAACCCTTGATGTTGGCAGAATAGAGGTCAAAATGGCTGCAGATGAAACTGCAGATGCCGTTGCAATATCAGGACTCGGTACAGTGGAGTCCATTGAGAAGGCAATCCACGAGGCCCAGAAGCAGGGAATCTACTCCATACTCGACATGATGAACGTTGAAAACTTCGTCGATAAACTCAGGGGACTCAAATACAAACCAGACATTGTTCTCCTCCACAGAAACGTTGACCTTGAAACCCTCCGGGCCGAACGTGGAGAGGAAATTGGTGAAATGAGTGAATGGGGCAACATCAGGGAGATAAAGGAGATTCTTGGACCCAGGGGCCTTGTGGCGGTTGCAGGTGGAATAACCCCTGCAAAGATGCAGGAGGCCCTTGACAGCGGCGCAGACATAATAGTCGTTGGCAGATACATAATAGGGTCAAGGGACGTCAGGCGGGCTGCAGAGGACTTCCTTGAGCACATGCCCCAGGACCCTGACACCATGAGACTCCCCCTCGACGAGGACGAGGCAATCTAGAACTGGAGGGGGTTGCATGATACTCGGTATATGCGGAAGCCCCAGGAAGCAGGCAACGGAACATGTCCTTGAGAGTGCCCTATCAATGCTTGAGGGGGAAGGACTTGAGACAGAGTTCTTCACCGTGAGGGGTAAGAACATCTCCCCCTGCAGACACTGCGATTACTGCCTGAAGAACAGGGAGTGTGTTCTGAAGGACGACATGTTCCCCCTTTACGAGCTCCTCAGGAAGGCCAGAGGGATCATCATTGCAACCCCAGTCTACAATGGAGGTGTCAGCGCCCAGGTAAAAGCCATCATGGACCGTTGCCGTGCGCTGGGTGCTGAAGACTATGACGCCCTCCGCGGGAAGGTAGGTATGGGCATAGCTGTTGGTGGTGATAGATGCGGAGGGCAGGAGCCTGCCCTCATGCAGATCCACACATTCTACATACTAAACGGCGTCATCCCAGTAAGCGGAGGTTCCTTCGGCGCGAATCTTGGGGCCTGTTTCTGGTCAAGGGACACCCTTGAGGGTGTTAAAGAGGACTCATATGGCTTCAAAACCCTCAAGAAGACATTGAGCATGTTCAAAAGGTTCCTGGAATCTGAAGGACGCTAAAAATTCTTTTTTCTTCGAAATTTATTTAAATATCCGTCAAATCTCTTATTTCTGGTGATTCAATGACATCCTCAGGCACATCCAAACTCCTAAAGGGCAGTTTCCTTATAATGATAGGCAACCTTCTTTTCAGGGTTGGGGGCTACATCTACAGGGTTCTCATGACCCGCCTCCTTGGACCCGAGGGCTACGGTTTGCTTGGACTCACACTCCCCTTCCAGGGGATATTCCAGATACTGGCAGCCGGAGGCCTTCCACCGGCCATAGCAAAGTACGTTGCCCAGCACAGGGCCCTTAATGAGAACGAGATGGCACGACAGGTGGTTGTGACATCCCTGAAGGTGATGATATTCCTGGGCATAACCTTCTCCCTGGTCATGTTCTTCACGGCCCCATGGCTTGCAAATCAGTTCTTCCACAAACCAGCCGCCCAGTACCCCCTCCAGGCGGTTGCCCTCATAACACCCTTCAGTGTAATTGTTGGAGCCTTCCGTGGGGCATTCCAGGGCATATACCACATGGAGTACGTTGTGATTACAAGGGCTGTTGAACAGGTTTTCATGATAACACTGGCTGTTGTATTCGTTATGGCGGGCTTCTATGCGGCTGGAGCGGTCATGGGGACTGCCATGGGGTTCCTTGCATCAGCCATATCCGCAATAATAATCTTCAGGAAGCTGATAAATACTTACTTCCCGCCCGCCCCGCCTGAGAAGAGACTGGGTCTCAGGGAGGAACTTGGACTCGTTAAGACCCTGATATCCTTCTCAATCCCTGTCATAATAACCGCCCTCTCTGAGATGGCCATATACGACATAAGCGTATTCGTAATAGGTTACTTCATGGCGACGACCTCAGTGGGGTACTACACCGCTGCTGATCCAGTTGCAAGGCTTCCGCTTGTCATATCACTGTCCGTAGCAACTGCAGTGCTGCCAGCAGCATCAGAGGCATTTGCACTGAAGGACCGGAGGCTCCTTGAGACCTACATCGTCCAGTCATACCGTGTAGTCACCCTCCTTGTACTGCCAATGTGTGTGGGTATAGCCGTGTTCTCAGGGCCCCTCCTTGAGCTGCTATTCGGTAGGGACTTCATATTTGGCGCAGGGGCCCTCAGCATACTCGTGGTTGGTATGAGCTTCTACACCCTCTTCATGATATCATCAAGCATAGCCCAGGGGATAGGGTACCCACGCCTCCCAATGTACGTACTGGTGGGTGGGACCATAATAAACCTTGTACTCAACGTTGCCCTTGTACCCATGCTCGGGATCGAGGGAGGAGCCCTTGCAACAACCCTTGCAGCCCTCATTATAATGATCATAATCCTGTGGAAGACAACGGAGATAACAGGTGTGGGGCTTCCAGGGATGGCTTTCCTCAGGATAGTCATTGCATCAGGAGTTATGGGTGGTTTCATGATGCTGCTCCCCCAGAACATCCCGGGCCTCATTGCAGCCATCATCTTCGCCCCCCTGGTTTATGGTCTGAGCATTCTACTTGTCGGTGGTGTTGAGAAGAGGGATGTGAGGCTCCTTCGAAGGTTGGGTGCAAGGATGGGGCCGCTGAGTGGTACCGTTACATGGATGGCTGACCTGATGGACAGGTGGGCTAGATAGTTGATGGCATAAAAATATAAAGAATTGGCACCATAGGTTCCACAATGAGATTTGCCTGCAGAATCCCCATCAACGAGGTTGAAGTTCCCGTTGATGAGAGAATGTTCAAACTCCTCAACCTCATCCACAGGATGGGCTCCATAACAGTTGCAGCCAGGGCTGCTGGAATACCCTACAGAAGCGCCATTGCATACATACGGAACGTCGAGGATATCCTTGGCGAGAACATAGTGGAAACCCGGCGCGGTGGAAGGGGGGGTGGTGGAGGAAGCAGGCTCACAGAGACGGGCCTGATGATCATCAAGGAGTACCTGAAACTAAAGAGGGCCCTTGAAAGGCAGAAAACTGTGAATGAACTTGAGGGCGTCGTTGAGGAGGTCTCAGAGGATGGTGTGAGGGTTAGGGTCGGTGGGTTCACCATTGACGCGGCCCACGCAGATGATTTATCCTCTGGAGACAGGGTCATCCTCCTTGTTGAACCCGACGATATTGTCCTGATGAGGGAAATGCAGAACACCAGTATGAGGAACATCATCCACGGAATTGTGACGGGCCTTGAGATGAGGGGGGGCATCGTAGGTGTCAGGGTGGATGCAGGTGATGGACTGGAACTTGAGACCCATATAACACCTGCTTCACAGAGGAGCCTCCACCTTGAACTGGGCACCGGGATATACGCAGGGTTTAAGGCAGTGGCTGTTACGGTTCTGAAGATATGACGTACTATACCAAAATTAATCTAATCCTGAACAAAGTTCTCACCCAATAGGTTCTAAAGATATGAAGTCCTATACAAAAAACCTTTACTGGAGATAGGTGGTTGATTTGAAGATAATTGTTGATCCAGAGAAGTGCACAGCATGCGGCGAGTGCCGTGAGGCATGCCCCAAGGGTGGTAAGATATGGATGATCCAGAGGGGGAAGCCTGCAACCCCCTCAAACCTTGAATTCTGCCACCAGTGCATGATCTGCGCAAGTAAGTGTCCTGAGGGCGCCATAAGAATTATCAGGGATGATAACTATGAGAAGAAGTATGAAGACGAGGGAAACCCTTGAAACCCATGTGAAGGTGGATCTTGAACTTGACGGAAGCGGGAAATCAAGCGTGAACACCGGTCTGGGATTCCTTGACCACATGCTTGAATCACTTGCACGCCATGGACTCCTTGACCTGGAGGTTGAGGCGAGGGGTGACCTGGAGGTTGACGACCATCATACCGTTGAGGATGTTGCCCTCACACTGGGGGAGGCCCTGAGGGAGGCCCTGGGTGATAAGAGCGGTATAAGGAGGATGGCCCATGCCATGGTCCCCATGGATGATGCCCTTGCAACCGTTGCCCTGGACCTCAGTGGAAGGCCCTATACGGTCCTTGAACTGGAATTCGATGATGCTGTGATAGGTGATGTGAAATCACAGAACCTAGGACACTTCATTGAGTCCCTTGCAGTATCTGCAGGCATGAACATCCACGCCTCCGTGAGGGGAAGGAACGACCATCACAAGGCCGAGGCCCTCTTCAAGGCCCTTGCCCTTGCAATCCGGGACGCTGTCCGGGTTGAACACGGGGAAATTCCAAGCACGAAGGGCAAATTGTAATATGGAACAGGAGATGGGATGAAAACTCCAGTTCCAGATAATTTAGCCGGCATTCCAGCTCCACTGAAACAGTAAAGCACCTCTCCACGCAACCAGTAAGCCCCTTTTTTTCATTGATTACCATGAGTCACCTCTATGGTGGATTGTGCTTCAAGCATATTCATCCAGAGACCACCATGAGGACCCAAAAACATCAGACACGCTTCAAGTATATACATTTACTAATAATATCAAATCTTAATATGTAAACATTTATTAACCTTTTTTAACATACATTGTACTAGGATCAGGGTCGCCGGCCATGATCATATCCTTTATTATTGAATGACTGCAAAATCGCGGTTATCAACTGGAATGGGGGTGAACGTTTTGTGTGAACTTTTAGGAATGTGTTTCAACCAGGAGGTGCAGCCATCCTTCTCCTTGAGGGGTTTCAGGATGAGATCAGAGCGCAACCCCCATGGATGGGGGCTTGCCTTCTATCCGGACAAATCCGTCCAGGTGTATAAGGAGCCAGTGAAATCCAGAAAAAGCCTGATGGCGGAGATCATGGAGGGCTATAACCTTATCAGATCCAGCATCATAATGTCCCACGTCAGGTATACAAGTAAAGGAACTGTTGCCCAAAGGAACACCCATCCCTTCCAGAGGGAGTGGGACGGTAGAGAATATGTATTCGCCCACAATGGCACCCTAAATGCGGAATTTAACCTGGAAGACGGAAGATACCGGCCAGTAGGTGAAACTGACTCTGAGATGGCCTTCTGCCATATCATGAACCAGATCAGCGAAAATGGGGATTACATTCAAGGATGAATCAGAATACAGGTGGCTATGGGACCTCCTGAGGGATATAAACCAGCGCGGAACATTCAACTGCCTTCTATCCGATGGCAGGCATCTCTTCTGTTACCATGACCATGCCGGATACAATGGTCTCTGCCAGCTGCACCGAAGGGCACCCTATGATAAAGTGAAACTCCTGGACGATGATTACGAGATAAACCTTGCCCATGAGAAAAGACCCGACCAGGAGGGCTACATCATCGCAAGCAATCCTCTGACCAATGAAAAATGGGAAGAATTCCATGAGGGTGAACTGAGGGTCTACAGGGATGGTAAACTGGTATACATCTCCAGAGAATAGGTTAATCTGAACCTCTCCATCCCCACTTCATTTTGCTGTGGAACTTCAAAACTTGTGTGGATGTCTTTTCAGCTGAGACCTGTAAAATTATATTAAAGAGAGAAAAAAGTAAAACCAGAACTGATCTATTCTGGTTTGGCCAGAAGATCCGTCTTGCTTAATGTTTCGCCCTCTTTACCGTGTGGTGTTCTGAGGACGGTGTCGTTGGCCTTTTCAATCTCCCTTGCTTCTGCTGCAAGTTTGGCTGCTGCAGCCAGCATTTCGTGTGCTGATGCGACTATCGGTATGTACTTGTCT
It encodes the following:
- a CDS encoding TOBE domain-containing protein yields the protein MRFACRIPINEVEVPVDERMFKLLNLIHRMGSITVAARAAGIPYRSAIAYIRNVEDILGENIVETRRGGRGGGGGSRLTETGLMIIKEYLKLKRALERQKTVNELEGVVEEVSEDGVRVRVGGFTIDAAHADDLSSGDRVILLVEPDDIVLMREMQNTSMRNIIHGIVTGLEMRGGIVGVRVDAGDGLELETHITPASQRSLHLELGTGIYAGFKAVAVTVLKI
- a CDS encoding class II glutamine amidotransferase, yielding MCFNQEVQPSFSLRGFRMRSERNPHGWGLAFYPDKSVQVYKEPVKSRKSLMAEIMEGYNLIRSSIIMSHVRYTSKGTVAQRNTHPFQREWDGREYVFAHNGTLNAEFNLEDGRYRPVGETDSEMAFCHIMNQISENGDYIQG
- a CDS encoding ferredoxin family protein — protein: MVDLKIIVDPEKCTACGECREACPKGGKIWMIQRGKPATPSNLEFCHQCMICASKCPEGAIRIIRDDNYEKKYEDEGNP
- the hisB gene encoding imidazoleglycerol-phosphate dehydratase HisB — protein: MRRSMKTRETLETHVKVDLELDGSGKSSVNTGLGFLDHMLESLARHGLLDLEVEARGDLEVDDHHTVEDVALTLGEALREALGDKSGIRRMAHAMVPMDDALATVALDLSGRPYTVLELEFDDAVIGDVKSQNLGHFIESLAVSAGMNIHASVRGRNDHHKAEALFKALALAIRDAVRVEHGEIPSTKGKL
- a CDS encoding class II glutamine amidotransferase encodes the protein MGITFKDESEYRWLWDLLRDINQRGTFNCLLSDGRHLFCYHDHAGYNGLCQLHRRAPYDKVKLLDDDYEINLAHEKRPDQEGYIIASNPLTNEKWEEFHEGELRVYRDGKLVYISRE
- a CDS encoding oligosaccharide flippase family protein — translated: MTSSGTSKLLKGSFLIMIGNLLFRVGGYIYRVLMTRLLGPEGYGLLGLTLPFQGIFQILAAGGLPPAIAKYVAQHRALNENEMARQVVVTSLKVMIFLGITFSLVMFFTAPWLANQFFHKPAAQYPLQAVALITPFSVIVGAFRGAFQGIYHMEYVVITRAVEQVFMITLAVVFVMAGFYAAGAVMGTAMGFLASAISAIIIFRKLINTYFPPAPPEKRLGLREELGLVKTLISFSIPVIITALSEMAIYDISVFVIGYFMATTSVGYYTAADPVARLPLVISLSVATAVLPAASEAFALKDRRLLETYIVQSYRVVTLLVLPMCVGIAVFSGPLLELLFGRDFIFGAGALSILVVGMSFYTLFMISSSIAQGIGYPRLPMYVLVGGTIINLVLNVALVPMLGIEGGALATTLAALIIMIIILWKTTEITGVGLPGMAFLRIVIASGVMGGFMMLLPQNIPGLIAAIIFAPLVYGLSILLVGGVEKRDVRLLRRLGARMGPLSGTVTWMADLMDRWAR